In Carya illinoinensis cultivar Pawnee chromosome 7, C.illinoinensisPawnee_v1, whole genome shotgun sequence, the following are encoded in one genomic region:
- the LOC122314887 gene encoding germin-like protein subfamily 2 member 4 → MMANVLACLVIFAAIFSSAVSSDPDSLQDLCVAAPTSGKKVNGFLCKDEANVTAADFTFDGLAKPGLINNSFGSVAKPANVDQIPGLNTLGVSMARIDYAPGGLNPPHTHPRGTEIVFVLEGELEVGFITTANKLIAKTIKKGEIFLFPKGLVHFQKNNGEKPASVIAAFNSQLPGTQVIAPTLFTATPPVPDDVLAIAFQVGNKDIDKIKAKLAPKKK, encoded by the exons ATGATGGCAAACGTTCTTGCATGTCTGGTCATCTTTGCTGCAATCTTCAGCTCTGCTGTCTCATCCGATCCTGACTCCCTTCAGGATCTCTGTGTTGCTGCTCCCACTTCag GTAAAAAGGTGAACGGATTTTTATGCAAGGACGAGGCAAATGTAACGGCAGCTGATTTCACATTCGACGGTCTGGCTAAGCCAGGACTTATTAACAACTCGTTTGGTTCAGTTGCAAAGCCAGCCAACGTGGATCAGATTCCAGGTCTCAACACCCTGGGGGTGTCGATGGCGCGAATCGACTATGCCCCCGGTGGACTTAACCCTCCTCACACCCACCCGCGTGGCACTGAGATCGTGTTCGTGCTGGAAGGCGAGCTGGAAGTGGGCTTCATCACCACAGCAAACAAGCTAATCGCCAAGACCATCAAGAAAGGTGAAATCTTTCTGTTTCCCAAGGGACTGGTCCATTTTCAGAAGAACAACGGCGAGAAGCCCGCTTCAGTGATCGCGGCCTTCAATAGCCAATTACCCGGCACCCAAGTCATTGCTCCGACACTATTCACGGCAACACCACCCGTGCCAGACGATGTGTTGGCTATAGCCTTTCAGGTTGGTAACAAAGACATTGACAAAATCAAAGCAAAGCTGGCTCCCAAGAAGAAGTAG